One Benincasa hispida cultivar B227 chromosome 5, ASM972705v1, whole genome shotgun sequence genomic window carries:
- the LOC120078084 gene encoding glucose-1-phosphate adenylyltransferase small subunit, chloroplastic/amyloplastic, protein MASSMAAVGVLRLPTTSASSSSSSNRVSNRARRNSLRSLSFGASHISGDKIDFRASVLGSRRVSGGNAAPSIVSPKAVSDSKNSQTCLDPDASRSVLGIILGGGAGTRLYPLTKKRAKPAVPLGANYRLIDIPVSNCLNSNISKIYVLTQFNSASLNRHLSRAYASNMGGYKNEGFVEVLAAQQSPENPNWFQGTADAVRQYLWLFEEQNVLEYLVLAGDHLYRMDYERFIQAHRETDADITVAALPMDEKRATAFGLMKIDEEGRIIEFAEKPKGEQLKTMKVDTTILGLDDERAKEMPFIASMGIYVISKDVMLNLLRDKFPGANDFGSEVIPGATSIGMRVQAYLYDGYWEDIGTIEAFYNANLGITKKPIPDFSFYDRSSPIYTQPRYLPPSKMLDADITDSVIGEGCVIKNCKIHHSVVGIRTCISEGAIIEDTLLMGADYYETDADRRLLAAKGSVPIGIGRNSHIKRAIVDKNARIGENVKIVNGDNVQEAARETDGYFIKSGIVTVIKDALIPSGTVI, encoded by the exons ATGGCGTCTTCTATGGCTGCGGTTGGAGTTCTCAGACTTCCGACGACGTCGGCGTCGTCGTCTTCGTCGTCGAACCGTGTTTCTAACCGTGCAAGGAGAAACAGCCTTCGAAGCCTCTCATTCGGTGCGTCTCACATTTCTGGTGATAAGATTGACTTTAGAGCTTCCGTTTTGGGATCAAGACGTGTTTCCGGTGGTAACGCGGCCCCCTCGATCGTTTCTCCAAAAGCGGTTTCTGATTCCAAGAACTCTCAGACTTGCCTCGATCCTGATGCTAGCCGG AGTGTGCTTGGGATTATTCTAGGAGGTGGTGCCGGAACTCGGCTCTATCCGCTCACTAAGAAGCGGGCGAAGCCTGCTGTTCCTCTTGGAGCGAACTATAGGTTGATTGATATTCCTGTTAGCAACTGTCTCAACAGCAACATTTCCAAGATTTATGTTCTCACGCAATTCAATTCTGCTTCTCTTAATCGTCACCTTTCCCGAGCTTATGCGAGTAACATGGGTGGTTACAAGAATGAAGGATTTGTTGAGGTTCTGGCCGCTCAGCAGAGTCCGGAGAATCCAAATTGGTTCCAG GGCACAGCTGATGCAGTTAGACAGTACTTGTGGTTATTTGAAGAGCAGAATGTGTTGGAGTACCTAGTTCTTGCTGGTGATCATTTGTACCGAATGGATTACGAGAGATTTATTCAAGCACACAGGGAGACTGATGCAGATATCACTGTAGCTGCTCTACCAATGGATGAAAAGCGTGCAACTGCATTTGGTTTGATGAAGATTGATGAAGAGGGACGCATAATTGAGTTTGCAGAGAAACCAAAAGGAGAGCAATTGAAAACGATGAAG GTTGATACTACTATTTTGGGTCTTGATGATGAGAGAGCGAAAGAGATGCCTTTCATAGCTAGCATGGGTATTTACGTTATCAGCAAGGATGTGATGCTGAATCTTCTTAGAGATAAATTTCCCGGAGCAAATGATTTCGGGAGTGAAGTTATTCCTGGTgcaacttccattggaatgagG GTGCAAGCTTACTTGTATGATGGATACTGGGAAGATATTGGTACCATTGAAGCTTTTTACAATGCAAATCTGGGGATCACGAAGAAGCCAATACCAGATTTTAG CTTCTATGATCGTTCGTCTCCAATCTACACCCAACCTCGGTATTTGCCGCCCTCGAAAATGCTTGATGCTGATATCACAGACAGTGTTATTGGCGAGGGCTGTGTCATAAAG AACTGCAAGATTCATCATTCTGTCGTTGGCATTCGAACTTGCATATCAGAAGGTGCAATCATAGAAGACACTTTATTGATGGGTGCAGATTATTATGAG ACGGATGCTGACCGTAGATTATTGGCGGCAAAAGGTAGTGTACCAATTGGAATTGGTAGAAACTCTCACATCAAGAGAGCTATCGTCGACAAAAATGCTCGCATCGGGGAAAATGTCAAG atcgtgaATGGAGACAATGTGCAAGAAGCAGCAAGAGAGACAGATGGGTACTTCATAAAGAGTGGAATCGTGACAGTAATCAAGGATGCTTTAATTCCCAGTGGCACTGTCATCTAA
- the LOC120078293 gene encoding uncharacterized protein LOC120078293: protein MKIKNRRGGRSKASRRSAASTPSPMASPPLPDQDVPNAEDNTVHEASSKETNDVLDKIDCFQKDTCTRCDQSGDLLVCTEIGCPIALHKICMSCEPSFDEDGRFYCPYCSYKRALVRVNELRRKTMVAKRALSDFIDTRMVGGGKSPQIEETGKKKANDVSTCGVDVELPNHGSHLGNESSRDQDLQVEQNQGNEGEDHARTEGDIQPTSMVGVNSENHDGPIVFNVSSSSHSTPVLQPCEDSMNEETHEVDTSGTHQVESLEDKEDGETMDKENLRSTDDIQDDGIAKDQGQLETPSAHHDEEETAREPQDKDDGGEQTQPDNERMLEDIVLASGNNDLKSETIVKKRRFKTKANRRKDQQNVNYPRKSLRLQTPDGMKSPHLQTPDPGKKSPHIQTPEPRKMSPRIQTPRPQIDHATKTEKVPVSRSLKPQPASQNQFKNLDFHGGKRKRMLWSVEEEEMLKEGVQKFSSTANKNLPWRKILEFGRHIFDSTRTPVDLKDKWRNLQAK from the exons ATGAAGATCAAGAATCGCCGCGGCGGAAGGTCCAAGGCTTCCCGGCGTTCCGCTGCTTCTACTCCGTCGCCTATGGCGTCTCCCCCCCTCCCCGACCAG GATGTACCAAACGCAGAAGACAATACTGTGCACGAGGCATCAAGTAAGGAAACTAACGATGTGTTGGATAAGATAGATTGCTTTCAGAAAGATACTTGTACTAGATGCGACCAGAGTGGGGACTTATTGGTTTGTACTGAAATTGGGTGCCCAATTGCCCTTCATAAGATATGTATGTCCTGCGAGCCTTCATTCGATGAAGATGGACGTTTCTATTGTCCTTATTGTTCATATAAAAGAGCTTTGGTTCGTGTGAATGAGTTGAGGAGAAAGACTATGGTGGCAAAGAGAGCGTTATCTGATTTCATTGATACCAGGATGGTTGGTGGTGGCAAGTCGCCGCAAATAGAAGAGACAGGTAAGAAGAAAGCAAATGATGTCTCAACTTGTGGAGTGGATGTGGAGCTGCCTAATCATGGGAGTCATTTAGGCAATGAAAGTTCCCGAGATCAGGATTTGCAGGTCGAGCAAAATCAGGGTAATGAAGGGGAGGACCATGCGAGAACAGAGGGAGATATTCAACCAACATCAATGGTGGGGGTTAACAGCGAAAATCATGATGGTCCTATTGTGTTCAATGTTAGCAGCAGCAGTCATTCAACTCCTGTACTTCAGCCATGTGAGGATTCTATGAATGAAGAAACTCATGAGGTTGACACATCAGGAACACATCAGGTTGAGAGTTtagaagataaagaagatggGGAAACGATGGACAAAGAGAACTTAAGGTCTACAGATGACATCCAGGATGACGGGATTGCGAAAGATCAAGGGCAACTGGAGACTCCAAGTGCACATCATGATGAGGAAGAGACTGCTCGAGAACCTCAAGACAAAGATGATGGTGGAGAACAAACCCAACCCGACAATGAAAGGATGCTTGAAGATATCGTTCTTGCATCTGGAAATAATGATTTGAAGAGTGAAACAATTGTGAAGAAAAGGCGCTTTAAAACTAAAGCTAATAGGAGAAAAGACCAACAGAATGTCAATTATCCTAGAAAGTCATTGCGTCTACAAACTCCAGATGGCATGAAGTCACCTCATTTACAAACTCCAGATCCTGGCAAAAAGTCACCTCATATACAAACTCCAGAACCTAGGAAAATGTCACCTCGTATACAAACTCCAAGACCTCAGATAGATCATGCAACAAAAACTGAGAAAGTTCCTGTATCCAGGAGTTTAAAGCCACAACCagcatctcaaaatcaatt CAAAAACTTGGATTTTCATGGTGGGAAGCGTAAGAGAATGCTTTGGTCTGTTGAAGAGGAGGAAATGTTGAAG GAAGGAGTTCAGAAATTCTCTTCTACAGCAAATAAAAATCTTCCTTGGAGGAAAATTTTGGAATTCGGTCGTCACATATTTGATAGCACGCGTACTCCGGTTGACCTGAAAGATAAATGGAGAAACCTCCAAGCCAAATAG